One segment of Ancylothrix sp. D3o DNA contains the following:
- a CDS encoding 1-acyl-sn-glycerol-3-phosphate acyltransferase: protein MPNPITQAQPPLTYIPPRLNPLVLNFCQQGLPLWLKFKTNIKEIDATNVERLAELYHQFQEGKIRFLLAFRHPNTDDPYCLGYLVWHLMPQIAKQKGIPLQYPAHFHFMYDRGIPLWAGDKVGWLYSRLGGTPIMRGKIDRVGLRAARELFTDGKLPLAAAPEGATNGHNEIISPLEPGISQLAFWCAEDIFKAGRNEQVLLVPVGIQYHYLEEPWSALENLLTQLEEDCGLPALKGNIYHQKNIDSTIHIDSSLYRRLIRLGGHLLAMMEEFYTSFYHQSLPKTDEKQDLNSRLSALLDVALKVAEEYFNLQPKGSVIDRCRRLEQAGWDRIYREDIKDIEAISPLERGLADRIAEEASLRMWHMRLVESFVAVTGRYVQEKQTVERFAETTLLISDVITRIKGGNPFGRPKLGAQKVQITIGEPLSVTDRWGEYTSSRRSAVAGLTKDLQTALENMIF, encoded by the coding sequence ATGCCGAACCCAATCACTCAAGCTCAACCTCCATTAACTTATATCCCACCACGCCTAAACCCTCTTGTATTAAACTTTTGTCAACAAGGATTACCTTTGTGGTTAAAATTTAAAACAAATATCAAAGAAATTGATGCCACAAATGTAGAACGTCTTGCCGAACTTTACCATCAATTCCAAGAAGGAAAAATTCGTTTTTTACTCGCTTTTCGTCATCCAAATACAGATGACCCCTATTGTTTAGGATATTTAGTTTGGCACTTGATGCCACAAATTGCTAAACAAAAAGGTATCCCCCTACAATACCCTGCCCATTTTCATTTTATGTATGACCGAGGAATTCCGCTTTGGGCTGGAGATAAAGTCGGTTGGTTGTATTCTCGCTTAGGCGGAACTCCCATCATGCGAGGCAAAATTGACCGGGTTGGTTTACGCGCCGCCAGAGAATTATTTACCGATGGAAAATTGCCCCTCGCTGCTGCACCAGAAGGTGCTACAAACGGTCACAATGAAATTATTAGTCCGCTGGAGCCAGGGATCTCACAGCTTGCATTTTGGTGTGCAGAAGATATTTTTAAAGCCGGTAGAAATGAACAAGTTTTGCTGGTGCCGGTGGGCATTCAATATCATTATCTTGAGGAGCCTTGGAGCGCGCTCGAAAATTTGTTAACTCAATTAGAGGAAGATTGCGGTTTACCCGCTCTAAAAGGCAACATTTACCATCAAAAAAACATTGATTCTACCATTCATATTGACAGTTCTCTTTATAGGCGCTTAATCCGTTTGGGAGGGCATTTATTGGCAATGATGGAGGAATTTTATACAAGTTTTTATCATCAAAGTTTGCCTAAAACAGATGAAAAGCAAGATTTAAACTCTCGACTTTCAGCACTTTTAGATGTGGCATTAAAAGTTGCCGAAGAGTATTTTAATCTGCAACCCAAAGGCAGCGTAATTGACCGTTGCCGGCGTTTAGAGCAAGCAGGATGGGATCGAATTTATCGGGAAGATATTAAAGATATTGAGGCCATTTCTCCCCTAGAAAGAGGTCTTGCTGACCGCATTGCCGAAGAAGCAAGTTTAAGAATGTGGCACATGAGATTAGTTGAAAGTTTTGTCGCCGTGACAGGCCGGTATGTGCAAGAAAAACAAACCGTAGAACGCTTTGCCGAAACAACTTTATTGATATCTGATGTTATCACAAGAATTAAAGGCGGTAATCCTTTTGGCCGGCCAAAATTAGGCGCTCAAAAAGTACAAATAACCATCGGCGAACCGCTTTCCGTAACAGATCGTTGGGGAGAATATACCAGTAGTCGCAGGTCTGCTGTGGCCGGTTTAACCAAAGACTTACAAACCGCCTTAGAAAACATGATTTTTTAG
- the dxr gene encoding 1-deoxy-D-xylulose-5-phosphate reductoisomerase, with protein sequence MKAITLLGSTGSIGTQTLDIVASHPDKFRIVGLAAGRNITLLAQQIRQFRPQIVAISDENQLSELKAAIADLEQQPILLAGEEGVVEVARYGDAEAVVTGIVGVAGLLPTIAAIKAGKDIALANKETLIAAGPVVNPLIEKHGVKLLPADSEHSAIFQCLQGVPSGGLRRIILTASGGAFRDLPVEKLSQVKVADALKHPNWSMGKKITIDSATLMNKGLEVIEAHYLFGLDYDNIDIVIHPQSIIHSLIELQDTSVLAQLGWPDMRLPLLYAMSWPERIYTEWEQLDLVKAGNLTFREPDHNKYPCMQLAYAAGRAGGSMPAVLNAANEQAVALFLEEKIEFLDIPRLIEYTCEKHKNDNCATPSLDDIIAFDNWARTVVLEAAQTPANSLKQEQPVIALR encoded by the coding sequence GTGAAAGCAATAACCCTCCTCGGTTCCACCGGCTCCATCGGCACCCAAACCCTCGACATCGTAGCCTCCCACCCCGACAAATTCCGCATCGTCGGACTAGCAGCCGGTCGCAACATCACCCTCCTCGCCCAACAAATTCGCCAATTTCGCCCTCAAATAGTTGCTATTTCTGACGAAAATCAACTTAGTGAACTCAAAGCCGCCATTGCAGACCTCGAACAGCAGCCAATTTTATTAGCCGGTGAGGAAGGAGTTGTAGAAGTTGCCCGCTATGGCGACGCCGAAGCCGTTGTCACCGGCATAGTAGGAGTTGCCGGGTTATTGCCAACAATTGCCGCAATAAAAGCCGGTAAAGATATCGCTTTAGCTAATAAAGAAACCTTAATTGCCGCCGGGCCGGTAGTCAATCCCTTAATCGAAAAACACGGCGTAAAATTACTGCCAGCAGACTCAGAACACTCCGCAATATTTCAATGTTTACAAGGCGTTCCTAGCGGTGGATTACGGCGAATCATTCTAACAGCATCCGGCGGCGCATTTCGAGACTTGCCGGTAGAAAAACTAAGCCAAGTAAAAGTAGCAGACGCCCTCAAACATCCTAACTGGTCAATGGGCAAAAAAATAACCATAGATTCTGCCACCTTAATGAACAAAGGCTTAGAAGTAATAGAAGCACATTATCTCTTTGGATTAGATTACGACAACATCGATATTGTCATCCATCCCCAAAGCATAATTCACTCCTTAATCGAACTTCAAGACACCTCAGTTTTAGCCCAATTAGGCTGGCCAGATATGCGATTACCCTTACTTTATGCAATGTCTTGGCCAGAGCGAATTTACACAGAATGGGAACAATTAGATTTAGTCAAAGCCGGTAATTTAACCTTCCGAGAACCCGATCACAACAAATATCCCTGTATGCAATTAGCCTACGCAGCCGGTCGGGCCGGTGGTTCCATGCCAGCCGTATTAAACGCCGCCAACGAGCAAGCCGTAGCCCTATTTTTAGAAGAAAAAATCGAATTTTTAGACATTCCCCGCCTCATCGAATATACCTGCGAAAAACACAAAAACGATAACTGCGCCACCCCTTCCTTAGATGACATAATCGCCTTTGATAACTGGGCAAGAACAGTAGTATTAGAAGCCGCCCAAACCCCTGCTAATAGCTTAAAGCAGGAACAGCCAGTAATTGCCCTGCGTTAA
- a CDS encoding thioesterase family protein has product MRENSSSQGQLPPAGAIERQTLMASSSGWFDYPVRVQPHHTDYSGNVWHGSYISWMEEARVECLRSLGIEFADLVALGCDLPVVDLSVRYHRAVRMGMTVVVKARMENMSGVRLNWDYEILSPDGGELYLTGRVTLVPVDREKGKIMRSLPPAVKDALMRLLS; this is encoded by the coding sequence ATGAGAGAAAATTCTTCAAGTCAAGGACAACTGCCACCGGCTGGGGCAATTGAACGTCAGACGCTGATGGCTTCTAGTAGTGGCTGGTTTGATTATCCGGTGCGGGTTCAGCCGCATCATACTGATTACAGTGGGAATGTTTGGCACGGGAGTTATATCAGTTGGATGGAGGAGGCGCGGGTGGAGTGCTTGCGTTCTCTGGGAATTGAGTTTGCTGATTTGGTGGCGTTGGGTTGTGATTTGCCGGTGGTGGATCTTTCGGTGCGCTACCATCGGGCTGTTCGGATGGGGATGACGGTTGTGGTGAAGGCGCGGATGGAAAATATGTCGGGGGTGCGTCTGAATTGGGATTATGAGATTCTGTCGCCGGATGGTGGTGAGCTTTATTTGACGGGGCGGGTGACTTTGGTGCCGGTTGACCGGGAAAAGGGTAAGATTATGCGCTCTTTACCGCCGGCTGTTAAGGATGCTTTGATGCGATTGTTGAGTTAG
- a CDS encoding universal stress protein, which translates to MIQKILVAVAGRGLCEEMLKMLMEIPSIQKASVTVLHVVPSQVTADAMASKLEEGGKILAEAIASLKLDPSQVTARLKQGDPKTTVCEIADEINADLIIMGSRGLGRLQSILENSVSQYVFQLTSRPMLLVKDDTYVKRINRIMVAIDNSESAKQSLNLALSLLREIKGSEIILAHVNPPDPKATAESDPALSAAAAEAKKYGIKYRCITAAGKAGEEICRIAEEANADLLLLGSPDRRPSIAKSFVDLDRLLGNSLSDYVRVYATCPVLLAR; encoded by the coding sequence ATGATACAGAAAATATTGGTCGCCGTCGCCGGTCGAGGGCTATGTGAAGAAATGCTCAAAATGTTAATGGAAATCCCCTCCATTCAAAAAGCATCCGTCACCGTCCTCCACGTCGTCCCCTCCCAAGTCACCGCCGACGCAATGGCCAGCAAACTCGAAGAAGGCGGCAAAATACTTGCCGAAGCCATCGCCTCCCTCAAACTCGATCCCTCCCAAGTCACCGCACGCCTCAAACAAGGCGACCCCAAAACCACCGTCTGCGAAATAGCAGACGAAATCAACGCCGACCTGATCATCATGGGTTCACGCGGATTAGGCCGGCTGCAATCAATCCTGGAAAACTCCGTCAGCCAATACGTCTTTCAGCTAACCTCACGCCCCATGCTGCTCGTTAAAGACGATACCTACGTCAAACGCATTAACCGCATCATGGTAGCCATCGACAACTCAGAATCAGCCAAACAGTCCCTCAACTTGGCCCTTTCCTTACTGAGAGAAATCAAAGGTAGCGAAATCATCCTTGCTCACGTCAACCCCCCCGACCCTAAAGCCACCGCCGAGTCCGACCCAGCCCTAAGCGCCGCCGCCGCCGAAGCCAAAAAATATGGCATTAAGTACCGGTGTATCACAGCCGCAGGCAAAGCCGGTGAAGAAATCTGTCGCATTGCCGAAGAAGCCAACGCCGACCTCCTGTTGCTCGGTTCCCCAGACCGGCGCCCCTCCATCGCCAAAAGTTTCGTCGATCTCGACCGGCTCCTCGGCAACTCCCTCTCTGACTATGTTCGCGTCTACGCCACTTGTCCCGTCTTGTTAGCCCGTTAA
- the psbM gene encoding photosystem II reaction center protein PsbM: MQVNDLGFVASILFVFVPTVFLLILYIQTASRENKNS; the protein is encoded by the coding sequence ATGCAAGTTAACGATCTAGGCTTTGTTGCAAGTATCCTTTTTGTTTTTGTTCCAACAGTTTTCCTGTTGATTCTGTATATCCAAACTGCTAGCCGCGAGAACAAAAATTCCTAG
- a CDS encoding (2Fe-2S)-binding protein, with amino-acid sequence MTIKFVKENREVVVANGANLRIKAIENGVDIYTLTGKMMNCGGYGQCGTCIVEIVEGMENLSPRTDFEDRKLKKKPQNYRLACQTVVNGPVIVKTKP; translated from the coding sequence ATGACTATCAAATTTGTGAAAGAAAATCGGGAAGTTGTGGTCGCTAATGGGGCGAATTTGCGGATCAAAGCCATTGAAAATGGGGTTGATATCTATACACTGACGGGAAAGATGATGAACTGCGGGGGCTATGGGCAGTGTGGGACTTGTATTGTGGAAATTGTGGAAGGAATGGAAAATCTGTCGCCCCGCACGGATTTTGAAGATCGAAAGCTGAAGAAAAAACCGCAAAATTACCGGCTGGCTTGTCAAACTGTGGTAAATGGGCCGGTAATTGTGAAAACCAAGCCGTGA
- a CDS encoding transposase, translated as MIVLEFKLKGKAEQYRVIDEMIRTAQFVRNKTLRYWIDNQGVKLIDLYKQCAIMAKEFEWAGKLNSMARQASAERAIFAIQRFFANCKAKTPGKKGYPKFKKNTRSVEYKTSGWLLSADKRCLTFKDGFAAGKFKLVGSRDLHFYAPDEIKRIRVVRRADGYYAQLCINVERKEELITTGKAIGIDVGLNHFYTDSDGETVANPRHLRKSEKALKRLQKRVSRKKKGSGNRKKAINKLGRKHLKVSRQRKDFAIKTALCAVKSSDFVAYEDLQVRNMVKNHKLAKSISDAAWSQFAQWLEYFANVYGKTVIAVPPQYTSQDCSSCGNTVLKTLSTRTHICDCGATLDRDYNAARNILVKGLKQAGINLNLNTVGHTEINAWGQTDLYSLMAASTSKSTD; from the coding sequence ATGATAGTTCTAGAGTTTAAGTTGAAAGGCAAAGCCGAGCAATATCGGGTCATCGACGAGATGATCAGAACAGCTCAATTTGTCCGAAACAAAACTCTTAGATATTGGATAGACAATCAAGGAGTTAAGCTAATTGATCTGTACAAACAATGCGCCATTATGGCAAAAGAGTTTGAATGGGCAGGCAAGCTTAACTCAATGGCACGTCAGGCTTCTGCCGAACGTGCCATTTTTGCTATCCAACGTTTTTTTGCTAATTGCAAAGCAAAAACACCAGGCAAAAAAGGCTACCCAAAGTTTAAGAAAAATACTCGCTCTGTCGAATACAAAACATCAGGATGGCTACTTTCTGCCGACAAAAGATGTTTGACATTTAAGGACGGCTTTGCTGCTGGGAAGTTCAAATTAGTCGGTAGTCGGGATTTGCATTTCTATGCACCAGATGAGATTAAGCGAATCAGAGTTGTGCGTCGTGCCGACGGATACTACGCACAACTTTGCATCAATGTGGAGCGAAAAGAGGAACTTATTACGACTGGTAAAGCTATTGGAATAGACGTGGGATTGAACCATTTCTATACCGATAGCGATGGTGAAACAGTCGCGAACCCTCGCCACCTCCGAAAAAGTGAAAAAGCTTTGAAGAGATTGCAAAAGCGAGTTTCTCGAAAGAAGAAAGGCTCTGGCAATCGAAAAAAAGCGATCAACAAGTTAGGAAGAAAGCACCTGAAGGTTAGTCGGCAGCGTAAAGACTTCGCCATAAAGACGGCGTTGTGCGCGGTAAAATCTAGCGATTTTGTAGCTTACGAAGACCTTCAAGTACGGAATATGGTCAAAAACCATAAACTTGCTAAGTCGATTAGCGATGCAGCGTGGTCACAATTTGCTCAATGGTTAGAGTATTTTGCAAATGTGTACGGCAAAACAGTAATTGCTGTTCCACCTCAATACACCTCGCAAGATTGTTCAAGTTGTGGCAATACTGTCTTGAAAACGCTATCAACCAGAACCCATATTTGCGATTGCGGTGCGACGTTAGATCGTGACTACAACGCAGCTCGCAATATTTTGGTTAAAGGGTTGAAGCAAGCAGGAATTAATTTGAATTTAAATACGGTGGGGCACACCGAAATCAACGCTTGGGGACAGACCGATCTCTACTCTTTGATGGCAGCATCAACGAGCAAATCGACTGATTGA
- a CDS encoding helix-turn-helix domain-containing protein produces MLNADIFAQKIETLHWNLAELYRTAGDRNQPQTELLPGFFTQLGIASEALQLAARQLQLQNEKLASIQKQLEAERQRYQQLFESSPDGYLLTDLEATILEANASAAALLKTPEKSLKGLHLQAFILYQERQLFAAQLPPLQAAKKVWRQWRLQQQTGDILEVAIMVAPLNNSAGQPTALLWLLRDVSQPSHPQISPPTNSANLYDNRSTVVYSKNEIIPLNPQGIYIVIQGLVKLTTLSENGEDVLVGFASPKMPFGSGLTALQIYQATAMSNVVQLISLSWAEISESPQLAQAILPQINQRLQQTELLLGMFGQRRVKERLCHLLLLLKQQIGEPVSNGTCLNVRLTHEDLAQACCTTRVTITRILNQLQQEGQITFDYKHHLVLKNDSF; encoded by the coding sequence ATGTTGAACGCTGACATATTTGCTCAAAAGATAGAGACATTGCATTGGAACCTAGCAGAACTTTACAGGACAGCAGGCGACAGAAACCAGCCGCAAACCGAACTCTTGCCCGGATTCTTCACCCAATTAGGCATCGCCTCAGAAGCCTTACAACTAGCAGCCAGACAACTCCAGCTTCAAAATGAAAAACTAGCCTCAATCCAAAAACAACTCGAAGCCGAACGCCAACGATATCAACAGCTATTTGAATCTTCACCCGACGGTTATTTACTCACCGACCTAGAAGCCACAATTTTAGAAGCCAACGCCTCAGCAGCAGCCCTTTTAAAAACCCCCGAAAAAAGCCTCAAAGGTCTTCACCTGCAAGCCTTTATCCTCTACCAAGAACGCCAGTTATTTGCCGCACAACTGCCCCCCCTACAAGCAGCAAAAAAAGTCTGGAGGCAGTGGCGTCTGCAACAACAAACAGGCGATATCCTTGAAGTCGCCATCATGGTTGCACCCCTAAACAATTCAGCCGGTCAACCCACCGCCCTACTATGGCTTCTGCGAGATGTCAGCCAACCCAGCCATCCGCAGATTAGCCCCCCAACAAATTCCGCCAATCTCTACGACAACCGATCAACCGTCGTCTATTCAAAAAATGAAATTATCCCCCTCAACCCCCAAGGAATTTACATCGTTATTCAAGGACTCGTTAAACTCACCACCCTTTCCGAAAATGGCGAAGATGTCCTAGTCGGATTTGCCAGCCCCAAAATGCCCTTTGGGTCAGGATTAACCGCCCTCCAAATCTACCAAGCAACCGCCATGTCAAACGTCGTTCAATTAATCTCTTTATCTTGGGCAGAAATCTCAGAATCCCCTCAACTAGCCCAAGCAATTTTGCCCCAAATTAACCAGCGCCTTCAACAAACCGAATTACTACTAGGAATGTTTGGACAGCGACGAGTCAAAGAACGTTTATGTCACCTTCTGCTGCTTTTAAAACAACAAATAGGCGAGCCGGTTTCTAACGGAACCTGCCTCAACGTTCGCCTCACCCACGAAGATTTAGCACAAGCTTGCTGCACCACACGAGTCACTATCACCCGAATACTCAATCAGCTTCAGCAAGAAGGCCAAATCACTTTTGATTACAAACATCATCTAGTTTTAAAAAATGATTCCTTTTAA
- a CDS encoding transaldolase family protein → MTLYLDSAIISEAKIASKFGWVKGITTNPTLLAKSELSPTETLQQLKEIISGELYYQLTASDFDGMVAEGKAAFELIGSQTVLKVPATPVGFEVVAYLSPNIACSVTAIYSAAQAVVAMEAGAKYAIAYVNRATKLLGDGVALVRDMASVLAGSQTKILAASVKSPLEAVETLKAGADCLTLPLGVLQAMAVHELSEKTVEEFGKNGRGIFG, encoded by the coding sequence ATGACTCTTTATTTAGATTCGGCAATTATTTCTGAGGCAAAGATAGCTAGTAAGTTTGGGTGGGTGAAAGGAATTACGACAAATCCGACGCTGTTGGCAAAAAGTGAACTTTCCCCGACTGAAACTTTGCAGCAATTGAAGGAAATTATTTCAGGGGAATTGTATTATCAGCTTACGGCTTCTGATTTTGATGGGATGGTGGCTGAAGGAAAGGCGGCTTTTGAGTTGATAGGAAGTCAGACAGTTTTAAAGGTGCCGGCAACGCCTGTAGGGTTTGAAGTGGTGGCGTATTTGTCGCCTAATATTGCTTGTTCGGTAACGGCGATTTACAGTGCGGCGCAGGCTGTGGTAGCAATGGAAGCGGGGGCAAAATATGCGATTGCGTATGTAAATCGGGCTACAAAATTATTAGGGGATGGGGTGGCTTTGGTTCGGGATATGGCAAGTGTGCTGGCGGGAAGCCAGACAAAGATTTTGGCGGCTAGTGTGAAATCACCGTTAGAAGCGGTGGAAACGCTTAAGGCGGGGGCGGATTGTTTGACGTTGCCGTTGGGGGTGTTGCAGGCAATGGCGGTGCATGAGTTGTCGGAAAAAACTGTTGAGGAGTTTGGCAAAAATGGACGGGGTATTTTTGGCTAG
- a CDS encoding vancomycin high temperature exclusion protein: protein MLLKSVIDWRLGFGLLGVGAASSLILLNVYVMAITAKWRFTNIASVPVEEVAIIFGAGVWEDGTPSPMLAQRVQAGVDLYHQGKVKKLLMTGDNSSDDYNEVRAMQLYAEAQGVPAENIQLDYAGFSTYESCYRAGAVFGVKRAILITQRYHLPRAVYTCRSLGVEALGFGTPDWGIFRNDSMLRYSTREFLAVINALLEVHLIKPKPTFL from the coding sequence ATGTTGTTAAAGTCGGTAATTGATTGGCGTTTGGGTTTTGGTTTGTTGGGTGTAGGGGCGGCGAGTAGTTTAATTTTGTTGAATGTTTATGTGATGGCAATAACAGCCAAGTGGCGTTTTACAAACATAGCATCGGTGCCGGTTGAAGAGGTGGCAATTATTTTTGGGGCGGGGGTTTGGGAAGATGGTACACCTAGCCCTATGTTGGCGCAACGGGTACAGGCGGGGGTGGATTTATATCATCAGGGAAAGGTGAAAAAGCTGTTAATGACTGGTGATAATAGTAGCGACGATTATAACGAAGTTCGGGCAATGCAGCTTTATGCGGAGGCGCAGGGGGTGCCGGCAGAGAATATTCAACTTGATTATGCCGGATTTAGTACCTACGAAAGTTGTTATCGCGCAGGTGCGGTTTTTGGAGTCAAGCGGGCAATTTTGATTACGCAGCGTTATCATTTACCGAGGGCTGTTTATACTTGCCGGAGTCTGGGAGTGGAGGCGCTAGGTTTCGGCACTCCCGATTGGGGAATTTTTCGTAATGATTCGATGTTACGCTATTCAACGCGGGAATTTTTGGCGGTAATTAACGCTTTGTTGGAAGTTCATCTTATCAAACCCAAACCGACTTTTTTGTAG
- a CDS encoding quinone-dependent dihydroorotate dehydrogenase, whose product MDIYRQGIAPILFYGVKVDPEWIHHQTIEFLSWLGRHNQRPPARWIQSQFAHSCCLDDQRLHQDLWGLSFPNPVGLAAGFDKDGVAAGVWGSFGFGFAELGSCTLHPQPGNPQPRLFRLPEDEAILNRMGFNNQGAAEMAARLSQRQQLASSGCAFPIIPIGINLGKSKITALEEAPQDYLGSFRLLKDLGDYFVVNVSSPNTPGLRSLQDAGQLARIFDALQGENQGIKPILVKIAPDLEWEAICQVIDVAKSYQLSGIIATNTTVSRENLQTDIISQTGKSVKDEAGGISGAPLRRRSTEVIEYIYRTTGGKMKIIGCGGVFTAVDAWEKITAGASILQVYTGLVYQGPWMVRQILEGLLEKLAENNLTHISEAVGLSVAGVERGVEL is encoded by the coding sequence ATGGATATTTACCGTCAAGGCATTGCTCCTATTTTGTTTTACGGTGTCAAGGTTGATCCTGAATGGATACACCATCAGACGATAGAATTCTTGAGTTGGCTTGGCCGGCATAATCAGCGCCCGCCGGCTCGTTGGATTCAATCTCAGTTTGCTCACAGTTGTTGTCTTGACGATCAGCGTTTACATCAAGATTTATGGGGGTTAAGTTTTCCTAATCCGGTGGGTTTGGCGGCTGGGTTTGATAAAGATGGTGTTGCTGCCGGTGTTTGGGGAAGTTTTGGTTTTGGTTTTGCTGAGCTTGGCAGTTGCACTCTTCATCCTCAGCCCGGAAATCCTCAGCCTCGATTGTTTCGTTTACCGGAAGATGAGGCTATTCTTAACCGCATGGGCTTTAATAATCAGGGTGCGGCTGAGATGGCGGCACGTTTATCTCAACGTCAACAGCTTGCTAGTTCTGGTTGTGCTTTTCCTATTATCCCGATTGGGATTAATCTTGGTAAATCTAAAATCACTGCTTTAGAGGAAGCTCCACAAGATTATCTGGGCAGTTTTCGTCTTCTTAAAGATTTAGGTGATTATTTTGTAGTTAACGTTTCTTCTCCTAATACGCCCGGATTGCGTAGTTTACAAGATGCTGGTCAGCTTGCTCGAATTTTTGATGCTTTGCAAGGCGAAAATCAGGGAATTAAACCTATTTTAGTGAAAATTGCTCCTGATTTGGAATGGGAGGCTATTTGTCAGGTAATTGATGTGGCGAAATCTTATCAACTTTCTGGCATTATTGCGACGAATACAACGGTGAGCCGCGAGAATTTACAGACCGATATTATATCACAAACCGGTAAATCTGTCAAGGATGAAGCTGGGGGAATCAGTGGTGCTCCGTTGCGCCGGCGTTCTACGGAGGTGATTGAGTATATTTACCGGACGACAGGGGGAAAAATGAAAATTATTGGTTGTGGTGGGGTGTTTACGGCTGTTGATGCTTGGGAAAAAATTACTGCCGGTGCATCTATACTTCAAGTGTACACGGGCTTGGTTTATCAGGGCCCTTGGATGGTGCGCCAGATTTTGGAGGGGTTGTTAGAAAAGTTGGCGGAAAATAATTTAACTCATATTTCTGAGGCGGTGGGTTTGTCTGTTGCCGGTGTGGAGAGAGGCGTTGAATTGTAA